Sequence from the Colletotrichum higginsianum IMI 349063 chromosome 6, whole genome shotgun sequence genome:
GGTGAACAGGGCGCAACCAGCAACTATCCTGGGACCCACGGAAGACACTCAACAAGTTTCGGCGCCTCAGCCTTCGGCTCTTAAAGACGTCACCCCAGTTTCTCAGCAGGGTACCACAGCTCCAACGATAGAACAGATCTCTCATGGCCTCAGCATTATGAACCTGCACCCCCCAGACTCATCGAAGGAGGTGTCATGGGGCCCCGAAGACGAAAGATTCCACGAGTGGAAACGGCCCATCCCTACAGTCACCGACGACGGGCAGCCGAACGATACCATCTGGGAATGCCCCGAGCAGCGCGAGCTCGACTATGAAGCCGACTGGTATCGCCTGGCCAGCGCCCCCGAGTTCCTCGTCTGCACCCGGTGCCGCGAGATGTACCTCTCCGGGACGTCTCTTGTGGCGTCCCTGGAGCGCGTCCGACTGGCGACGGGGCGCTGCCGCTTCAACGTGCCTCGGATCACAAGGCTCTTGCTCCCCGAGTACCTGAAGCATAGCGACGAGGGACCCATCCGGGAGTTCATGTCGTCTCGTCCAAGTGTTCCTGACTGCAAGGGCCAGAAAGGCGCcaaaggcggcgagggcatcAAATGGTTCAAGCCGCTCGACAGCCGACTCGAAGGGGTTGTTTCGTGCGAGGCCTgcttcgaggacgtcgtcctGTCATCGTCTTTCCGGCAACACTTCGTCGCCTACGACACACCTCAGCCGGCCGATGCCACATGGACATGTGACGTCTCTCTGCCTTTCATCGGCCGGTCCCTCGTCAAGTACTCCAAGAAACCAGTCGACGCCTGGGAAGAGTGGGTACAGGCGGCAGTGAAGCACATGAACCTCCCTCAGTGCGAGAAGAAGTCGGTATCGTCCTCCTCAAGGCGGTGGATGGAACTGCGCGGGCAGAGATTCCCGTCCTTGAAGATCTGCGAGAGATGCTACGAGGACACCATCGCCCTCACCACCTTGGATGAGCACTTTGAGATGGTCCCCCAGGAGCCCAGCGCCACGGGGCTCGACTGGATGGACGTGGCCCTCGGATACCGGACGGAGGAGCCTGCACACTGGTTCTGCAGCGCGGCGGAGATGCCGGTATACGTCTCGATCGCGGCGGCCAAAACCCAGAAGGACATCGGAGTGTTCTACAAGGCGCTGGAGGTCATCGTCTCAAGCTCACCGTGCACCGAGaagggcatcgtcggcggcacctGGTACACCCTGAGGGGCGGAGGCTGCGATAGCTACATCCTCTGTGCCGCTTGCCACGCAGCCTACGTGGAAACGTGGCAGCTGGACCGCCTCTACCAGCGTGTCGAGGGACAGGACGGCTCGCTGGCCCTTCTCTGCAGCTTCCAGCGGTCGGCGCCCCGGTGGCTCCAGCACATGTACCGGATGCAGGAGGGCATCGAGACGGGCGTCTGGTCCCGGTACGCGGGCTTCGTCCGCAAGTTCGACGGGGTGCCGGACTGCGCGAGGGAGGAGCAGGTCCCGAACCGAAGGTGGTACGGCTGGGACGACTGCACCATCTGCCCGGAGTGCTACGTGACGTTCTGCAAGGAGTCGTCGCCGCTCCCCGGGGTCGAGATGGACTACGACAaccacctcgtcgccgacttGCGGATGTGCTGCATGTACTCCCCGCGGATGCGAGGCAAGTGGACGGAGGCGTGCGCCAagggcgacgccggcgggctGGTGGACTTCTCGAGGGCGCGGCACGGGGCGTACCAGCAGACGGTGCTGCAGGTCAAGATGCTGCGGCAGATGCAGGAGATGCAGATGATGAACGCGATGCACGCGGGCTTCATGAGCGTGACGTACCAGGGGATCGAGGGCCTCCGGGTCGTGTCCGGCACGACGGACGGGTacgagcacggcggcggcgcgctcggGTGGCAcgcgacggccgagggggCGACGAGCGCCGCGTTCCGGAACCAGATGCAGGCGGGCATGAGCCAGGCCAACAGCGCCGGCACGTgggtgatgatggcgcaGCTGATGGAGAAGTGGCGCGAGTTCGAGTGAGGAGTGTGGTGTGCGCGGTCTCTTGGACGGTGTTTGTCGGTCGTTTATTAGGTAGTAGTTCACATGACATGCCTGCGAATTTGGCTGCTTGGGGTTGTGAACTATGACTATTCCATGTCGACATGCTACATGGAGTCAACGGTTTGAGAATGACTGTATGGACTGAGATATCTGTATTCCAAGTTTCTACCCTCAGGATCCTCCGTACAACCACTCTAGCGTTCGGAGGCTCATTTAACCAACTGACATATATCAGCATACTTGACGGGTGTATAGTCAGAACGTCCCGAAACACGTTGAGTGGGCTCGTGGCATCCTCGCCTTTGTATGATACCTTATTCATCAGTCATGTCACTCGCACAGCGAATTTCAGAAATCATCTTTTCAGATCATcttgtgtctctctctctctctctcttgttgGATTTCAGTTGCCTTCAACAATCAGCAGGGCCTCAGAAGGGATCACATCGCGCACGGAGGCAGACCGCAGTACGCAACCCGCAAAGACACTCGTAGTAGACGACAAGAGGCCTCCAGGCTTGAGTGGTGTTCTAgaccgccgaggtcgagacaTTGCGAGTAGAGTCGATCAACTTTCCAATCACCGAACATATCTTGGACCTTTGaaacatcccccccctcgccaAGCACTCAGCCATCTCTGATGAAGAGAAGTGCCAGAACCGCGAGTAGCCGGTCTCCACGTCCAGCATTCATTCTCCTGTCTCGTCCCCTCCATAGCTTCTATCTGGGAAACGCCCTCTTGGATTTCCAGTCTCGTCAACTCTCCAGAAACATGTCCCAGTCCATCACATGAATCACATTCTTCGCCCCCAACCCGTCAAGAGTGTACTACTATTCTAGAAActcctcccctttccagCATCATCCCTTCTCCCTTTCAAATCCACAGGTCTCAAAGCCACAGTCCCCGAGTTCCTTCCAAAGACGCTTCTTGACTCCAACCCGCGTCGCACAAGCAGCAAGCCTCTTTGCCAGAGGGCAATGTCTTGGACCCCAAAAGGGTGGAACTAGTGGCAGGTTAGAATTTCCTTTCTGGATATGCCGTATCGACCCTGTCTCCACAAAGAAAGGGACCCGGACTGGGGGAATGGTAAACGCAACGTTTCGGACGAGTCAAATAAAACATCCGCTCAGCCCTACCTGtcctgcctctctctctaaaACAAGAAACCCTTCGCGTTGGGAAAAGAAGCCTCCGCGCTCATGCGCGCCCATTCCCAAACGAGGACGGCCGTTCGTCGCCCCTTCGCTCTCCATACCACGATAGGAAATCCTCTACTCGGTCCCCCACTCAGAAGGGCAACCCGGGTATGGGACACTAAGCCGCGTATGGATTCGTCCAGAGGAGGTCGGAGAGCGCCAACGAGCGCCTAACCCGTTCGATGGCAAGATCACCATCTTCGAGTGTCTCTCTTGGCGGCTCACACAGCCCGATCTAAACCCAATACGAACCCGTCGATCTCGAGCCAGTCAGTTCCCACGAACGGGGGAGAGAAAAGACAAAAacagaaaaaaaagggttGAGAAAAAGCAAGAACTGCGCAATCATGCCCCCCAAATCCCCGATCCTACGTCAGTGATGGGACCCGTCGATCTCCCCTTTCCATCATCGCCTTTCCTCCACCTCCCACTCCCGGTCCGAACAACACTGCCTCCCCCTTCTAGGAACATCATACCAGCCAGACATTGCGTATACATACATGTCTCCTCCGAGAAAAAGCCCGGCCTCTTATCTGCGTCCGCTAATGTCTCAAAGCCCCAATAGAGAACGGGTAGCTCCGCCGGCCGGTATGCGGGACAGCCAGGCCGAGAGTTCTCCgccaaagggggggggggggatgagggagggggaggcgcGAGCCGGACCGCCGTCTTTCCGGCACGAACCGTCCAACGGCCggaggtgacggcggcgcgctgctgccgcctgCATAACGTCCATCCTTACGGACATCGCCCTTGCatacacacaaacacaacaTTTATCCCCAAATCCCGTGACCGTGTCTTCCCCCACTTTGACAGGCAAACAATGGCAAAACAGAGCGCAAGGAGCGACCCGCAGAAGTCTGCCCGCTCACCCGtccgcccgtcgccgtcactCCCCCGGTCCACGCGGCTGCAAGTCTCACACCGAGTCGTCATGGACCCGCGccgctcgctcgctcacgcacgcacacacccctccccgGACCCCCGGACCCCTCCGGGCCCCGTTATCCCTGCCACCGGGGTGAATCCTCCATTCCCACCTACTCATCGCATTGCATCGCGTCTGTGACGGAGCCACCGCATGCGCTTAGAGGAAGGCTTGACGTAGCCAAGAACATGAGTCAAGCCGGGACTGCcaacaagagagagagagagagagagagagagagggcgaggtaAAGGCCGCAGGAATGGTGTAAGACCTACACATTTCGAACTAGAAGCCACAGTCAACGGCCCTCTTCTCGATGGCTTCGAGTCCGTAGAGAACCTAGAAAGCCACATACCTCATGTCCCATTCCCCCAAAGAGCATCaagagaaaaacaaaaacaaaaaagacCTGAAAGATGAGCACACAAGGGCCAACGCCCCCTGTTGAACACgcccccccggccccctcctcctcctccacctcctcgcATCCGTCTACCGTCTTcccgcagcggcggcgccaacccTCGAAAGCTGGTGAAGTCCTGTGGTGGCCTATGGTGAGGCGTTCAAAAAatggaaaaagaaaaaagaaggcAAACTCCTATCAAGCTTCCCCAActccacccctcccctccactcactcacttactCCGGCATCCCCTCATCCAAAAAGAGACAGCGAGACAGACGGGAAAAAGAAAGCATGCGGGCAGCAATACCCACATCCACGCCCATCGAGCCAAACAGAAAACATCCCGCAGAAAAGGGTGCGtgaaaaaaggaagaagaaaaaagatgGACAAAGGAAACAGGCAACacaaaagagagagagagagagagggagggagggagagagtcACACTAAAACGACACACATAACacgccctccccctccaacACCCCCCTTTTCGATCCTCATCCCTTGGAGCAAGGATTGCTCGATCGACGCGACATCCCGCATCATCTAGCGTAGCTTCACATCAGAAACAACGATACCACGGTCGAGAgaaataaaaaataaaagaTCCAGCCCCCAAGAAATCACTCAACCTCTCAACctctcaaccccccccccccccccggccgcccCGCCTTCCCTGTCTGGCCCACCATCCCCGTGAGAACCTCATGCCTGTTCTCTAatgtgtttttttttcctaTCGAGTACCGGTGTGACCTGAGGAATGGATGCCTTGTTTACGTCCATCGGCGTAGACAAGCAAGCATGTGTCGTCTGGTCCAGTCTGGTTTGTCACGCTCTCTCCCCCGTGTTCTTCTGCACCAACCGGTCTTGCctcccgcccgccgtcggACGGTTTGCTTGTCAGACCGGCTGAGACACGGGCGTTTGAATAAAGTGAGTGGACCGGCAGCacctgtgtgtgtgtaccatggtatgtgtgtgtatgtatgtgtgtgttttGGGTATTAGACGAGCATGCGAAAAAGAAAGCGGCATCTCTGCCTCgacccccccctccccgtccaTGCTCAAGTGGCATCCACTCATTCCTTCACCTGTCCTTAACCCAAAGTGAAAATAAAAAACTCTCCGAAAGACGCCAAAtgagaaaaagaaagaaaaggccAGAAGATAAAGACATGGACAGAAGAGCATACCTACATATCTACATACCTACATGCACACgtacacacatacacacataaACTTACACACTTACCTACACTAGAACGACGCAAAAACAACCCACCGGCATGTCTCGCAACACACCCCCAAAATAAAATAAATgagaaacccccccccaagaAGCACCGTTCTGGAACACCATTTTACGCCTCAAGAATGTGCcaacgaagacgacgactACGGCGGCAACACATCACCAACCCAGggccgccccgtccccccaaagtcccctttctccctcctcccaaAATCTCCGAATCGGGAAACTTATTCGTTGTCACATAAAACACCCAAACATGACAGACCGgggccccctcccccccttctctctgtctcaacgacgacaatcccttccccctctATATCGGCATCTGGTAATCGACAATCTCGCAAAGATACAAATCGTGAAcggggggggacgggggacgggATGGGCCTAGCCAGCCCCCCTAATAGATGCTCACGCGGGATCCCTGGATGATGTCGAGTTCTACCAGAACAACAGCGACATCTAACACGGGCAGAAAACAaccggccgccggcgccccccccccctcctccctcaaCGACAAACACCTCTCAAGGGCCCGGCCGCAGTCTGCATCCCTCCAACGCGATACAACACGCAAGACCCGGCGCGCGGGTtctcacctccctccccccctcttttccgcatccacccacccccccttcccttttttttttacttcTTCTTTCCACCTCCCGGCCGAGACCCGCGCGTTCCACACCGTCGCCGCGTCCCGCCGTCACCGGAAGGAACCCTCCGTACCCGCCCCTCCGTAACGCCCGCCTtcgggacgacgacggtaaCAACCGATCAAGATGTGGGACCCGGGGGGGCGTGAGCGTGTGCGTTGCGTCGCCGATatacatccatccatccatccatcccctcccaACAGCAAAAAGCAACCCGGCGACCGACCGGCAGTGTTGACATCTGCCGCGCaattccccccccccccccccccgagcGACATATTATATCCCCTGGCCCGTTATCAAGAGGTATGGACAAAAATAGAAGAAGAAActgggaagaagagaaaggccCCGTCTCGTTCGTTGGTTCATTCCCGGCGCCTCTCTCTTTAAACCCGGCTCTAGATCTatatgtgtatgtgtgtggatatatgtgtgtgtgacaAGAACCGGTTCTCTGggtctcctccctcctctaTCAATAACCAAGGGACTTCGTGCTTCAGGTGACCGGGACGAGGCAAACATCTTTTTCCATTATATCTTTATTCGCTTTTGATAAGAAAGTAAGACAtgaacccccctcccttcgGAAATGCTCTTCTCTTCTGCCGCAGCGTCGGTTGTCtttcgcggcggcggccgtcgcctTGACAAACAAACATTCCGGACCCTTGCCTGCGTATCCCGTCAGCGGGACAGGCGACATCACATAGTTGCAGTTGTTCAGCTGCATGCGTGCCGGGCCATCGTCGTCCGAGTCACCAGCTCGCCATTTCGCTCTCTGATAATATCGCCATCTGTTCGGGGCTCCGTGCCggagacgacgtcgtcgaccaaCCAACCCCGGCCAGTCTCCCCCCCCGGTGTCACCCGCCAGAAACCGTGGCGTCCATTACGCGAGTCGGACGGCTCGAGCGTAGGTCACAGAGtgcctcgccggcaccgttCGATGCAACGGTATCAAACGACCACCCGCCTCGCAACGCCAGGCGGCAAACACATAGCCCGCTCGACTCGCCCTCGCGCCGAAGAACTGACAGATTGGCGTGGGGTGCTCGGAACTCGGAAGGACCATTCCAGCGGAGGGACCCCGTCTCAGTTCCCACCGGAGAGAACGGTCCCCCAAAGTGAAGATCGAGGCCTCGAGGGGAAAAGCAGAGTCTAGTGGGGACGGCATAGCGAGTTGCCACGGAAGAGACACATTTCCGGCCTCTGGTTGAACCCCTCTCGACCCTCGTCAAGAGGCTACCGGCGTTCGATCGTCATGGCAAGAACGCGTTTTGATGGACGGCCACCGTGCTGATGACTTTCTCACTATTGCGTTCGAGATCCCCCACGACCCCCGGTTCATCTTCCCAACCTCACAACCCCCGTCTCCCAAACGAAACAGACTAACACAGTAAAGTGAGTGAGCGGGTGAGTGCTGCGGGGGGGGGTTCGACTGAGAAAGGTGGATGACTTAACAAATACCGATAACCAATCAAGGCGCCGGCACGAGAACGGGGCGAGAGAGGGTCTGTGGTATGGAAAAACGACGTCGGTGAACGTGGGGAGGAGAGAGCAGCATCTTGGCCGGGTGGGAGAAACATTCAATAGCGTCTCACAGGGTTGGCTGCCCAGGACCGTCTGCCCTGCTGTCCATACCCCGAATGGACAAAGCGTGTTCTTGATCCCCTACCAGAGTATGAGAAATGTCAAAAGGGGGATAAGTTTCCTGACCAGAGCGGTTTGGCCCGCGGCCGGCTTAGGATAATAGTGGTTCAGTTtgggggcgggggggaggaaaaagaaaaggaggcaAGGGGCCCTGCATGAGACCAGACGACGGCATTCTGACAGGTCAATTGGCAGTACTGAGTACTCAGCACTCAGTACTCAAGAGAGAGGTTGTCTTAACCCACTCACACATAACAGAGATAGCCGGGAACTgaaaaagagaaggagaagaaagaaagaaagaatggagggggaaaaaagccGAAAGGAAATATTCCTTGCGCGGAATATGAAAAATACCCTGTTCGGTTCTGTTCCAAAGTCGAAGAAAACCAGCCTCGTTGCGTCTTTGATGTCCGTCTCTCAAACAATAGCGTCTCGGGGTGGGTTGAACCCCCGGTTTCCCCAGTGGCGACGGCCAAACGGCTcacgatgacgatgcggCCAGCGGCAACAAATCCCACAGGCCAAAAACCCTCGGTGCTTTGAGTACGCCGGAAGGGTCCTCCCAATTTCGACGGCGAACAAAGTCCCTCGGAGgcatcggcgacggcacaACATCCCACACCGCGCGCGCCGTAAACCTCCCAATGGGACAGCCACCTCCCCGTGATCATACGAAGGCGCACCTCCCGTCGATctagaagggggggggaggggggcaagCGCCGAGGGGgttaaaaaaaaagaaaagaaaaaagcaaGCAAACGTACATTCATCCCACGTCGCTCTGTGTTTGCCGACTGGCCCAACGTTGTAAGGCTGAGAGAGTAGTGGGTGCTAGGCCTGGTGCCAGATACCTctcgagacgaagaaggtcCCCTGTGAGCCTGCTTGGACGAGCTGGCGAGAGACACGATCCCTCATGAAGTCGACGCCTCAATATGACACACTGACAGCTGGACATGTGCGTCTTGGCAGCTCGGTTGCAGAGGCTCGACTTTGAATTTGCAAAGCGTGGAAACACAAAGCTCGGGGGACTGAAAACATCCCGTACCATGGCGAACGAGAGCCGCCATAACCCGCCGCTGCGTTGCGGGCTGACATGACGCGTGGGCAGAAATCTCAGCTTCCTGCAACCAACAAACTTCGACAGCGGCCACGGCGAAACAATCCGTACTCGGTTCTTGTATCGACTTCATGACTAACCGTTAGAGGGCTGCAAGCAACAGACAAGAAGCcggccaggggggggggggggggggcaggcCATGGAAGGGGGGTCGCCTTAGGCCTTGAGGGCCCTGCAGTGAGTGGTCTGATGTTGAGATAGACCCGGCCGTTGCTGAGATGTGACAGGAATAGCACTCTCTGTATTGCCGCTGTGTGATGTATGACAAAACCACCCCAAGCAGCGGTCCCAAGTCTACCCGAGAATACATgtgaaggggaggaggggagtTGACGAGGTGAAGACGATGTGTCGGTGGTGGTTGGTTTGTCGTCGGCCTGGCCAGTTGAACCTCGCGAGGAAAACGAGGCTGGTCTGAGGGCTGAGAAATGAAAAATGACGCGCGGAATCCAATCTTCATGTTGTAGGTTGTAGTGTACAGCAGTGAAGCGGAGCAGGTAAGCGACATACCCTAGTCCAGTCCTGTATCTGTACTCATAACCGAACAACCCTCTGTCGGTATGGCCACCCGTGATGCCGACCGAGTGAGGGGGGAAAGGTTCTAAAGGTCCTGGAGTTCATGTCGCCGACAAGTCAACTTCTAGCCACACTGCCACATGCTTACCAACCatggcgacgtcgtcttGCAAGCATCCGTGCTATCCAAGTGTACTGAAAGTGTTTACGATCTATGGCTGGGGTGGGTCGAGACAAACCGCAGAGGAGATGCGGGAAAGAAACGATGCAATCCAGCCAAGCAGGTTAGACGGTGAGGCCACACAAGCAACGTAGCATTGCTCAAACGGGAATCGCCTCCAGGAGATCCAGATCGGTCCAAGGTCAACTTGGGTCAAACCACGATTCGTGTCGAGAGTCCTGCTTGGACACGCCATCCCCGTCTCCGATATAAGTAAATCCCGCCGCCCTATGCTGGAACAGTCGGCGCCAACCAACGTAAAGGCATCATGGGCCTCTTCTCGGCAAAACTTGTATTTTGGCGGTACTGGCCGTGGCGTAGGTACCTGCGTACGTCCCCGTCATCATGACCCCCCCTCTGCCTCGAAAGTCGGGGCACGTCACCAGTTTCATGCCCTATCTCCGTGGTCGTCGCGGTGGGGTTTGTTCACCTACCTGGGTGAGCAATCGAACAATGTGCTCTTCGTTTCTGGTTTGATCTCGCTACCGAACCGGCGTGGAAACGAGCAAGGGGGTCGGCCCTGTCTCGCCAACTACTGTTAATCTCCTTACCGggctccccctcccccctcgccTCCGAAGTGCGCGAACCAGTACCGCATCGCCGGTAAGCGGGGTTGATGACCTCTTCGGGCGCTAGGCAGTTTCTTTTGCAACATCTGACACTACCGTCGAGACGTTGGTTGCTGGAGATGGAGCTCCGGGTCAGTCGACAGATACCTGGAGTCGGTACACCGATGCACGAGATGTACGAGATATAGGCACGGATACACCACTGGGAGTCGGGCCATTCTGTCTTAGATCAAGACCGTACTATTCTCCCCGGTTGGTAACGGCCGCCCGGAAGCTACGAGAGTCTGGATGGTGGTGCCGATGCAGTTCCTCTCACCGGTCGGGCTTCCCTGGCCCTGTAGTTCTCCTCGCTTCGTCAAGGATGGGGCGGATGACTGGCATTTATCATGACACGCTATTCGACATGTGCGAGATGGCTgcgcgtgtgtgtgcatGTGTGAGTGGACTCCGTGACAGAGCGATCTCCAGATCAGACGATCGCACCCACGAGCCAAGCATACCTGGCACAACCAGAGCCAGATCCCGGGGTTCGAGGGTGAGGAAAGGTCTCATGTAAGGAATCTAGTGAGGCCTTGGAGCCAAAAAGCCACTTATCCCATGGTCGTCTATGCGCGCTGTGGTTGCGAGGCGGGAGGAGCGTCGAGTTTTGTGTCGGGTGAACAGAAATATAGTGCGTGGGCGTGAGCGTGAGCGTGAGCATGATGCAGTTGTGACATGACAGCTACTCCAGTCAAGCAGGACCTGTCAAATCTGGTCGTTTGACGAGTAACGATATCCGAATCGAGCTGCTTTCTCCTCAGAGCTTCAGTCATACCCCCGAGTTCCAATCCCACTTGTGCAGTTGAGTTATGCTGTCAgaccactcactcactgtAGCTTCTTCTCGGGAGATTTTCCTGGCGAAGCAAAGTGGGATCAAGCCAACCGGTCTGACCTAGAGAGGGACCACCTGCATCTCGGCGCCAGAAAGTGCACGCGGGTACGATCTTTATGACCGGGATCGTCAGGCTTCGACGTGACCAGATTTACacgtacacacacacattgCTAATGGTTGCATGAGTAGTCGCCGATTGCAGGCTGACAGCAGATCATCAAGTGACCATCGTCGGCACACCTTACACGCGTGAAGATTAGTGTACGATCGGGCGAGTGCCACCCCTCCTTGACAACGGGTGAGGATGGCTGATGGATGAGATGAAGTGATTAGGTGGTCGGTTGAGTCGATAAAGGTTCTGCTGGTCCCTGGGTTGATTGGTAGGCAGGGCAGCGTCATtctcgttgccgccgcctcagatcgaggggcgggggggttGAGGTCAGCAAGTAGACTTACAGCCCATGACATTCGGCCACATGGCCACCTGAGAGGGGGTTAATAGCCACCCTTCAGACCCGCGACAGGTTTAGCAAAGTGGCAACCAGCGTTgagacgtcgacgagatgcgAGACTCGGCTGGAGCAGGAGAAAAGAGCCGAACCTCGAACGGCCGTAGTTCCGCCTGCATCATGGATGGCTGCATATGTCAACTGCAATAAGAGTGACTGGCCAGCGTATACCGGCACATCGACCCAGAGCCCGGGGGCTCATGTGGTTGCAATGGCCCCTCTGGTCTTGGGCGATGGAGATCTGCATATGGGGCGGCGCGACAAACACGAGCATGATCTGACATTCCCGGTAGCAAGCAATGTCCGCTGGGTCGAGTTGGAGCGGTTCTCCAGccgggttgttgttgttggacTTGCTGCCCGTTCATAGTACACCCTCCACCGGTAGCCCGAAGCCAATGCAAGCGAGACCATGACCCCAAGACTCGTCgtgccagccagccagcacACGTTCGTTAATGGCGTTATCAACATTTGTTGCTGCCAAACCCTCCTGCGTTGTGGCGAGAACAGCGACCGACTTGAGGGTCTTGACAATCCCCGGATCAGATGAGGGCCTCAGAGATGAGATACGGGACCGGGACTTTGGTGGTACCTCTAGAGTACTTTCAGACCCTAGTCTCGAGCCCTTGCAGACACAGTGGAAACAAATCCAGCAAAAAGGATCGAGAAGTGATATTTTTGATACTGAGGGCCGAATCTGGCGCATGGCCCAGCCTGGCGGGGGGGTGAGACAGGTCAATGTGCTTGCCGGTGATTTGCTCTTCTCGAGG
This genomic interval carries:
- a CDS encoding Integral membrane protein; protein product: MNLHPPDSSKEVSWGPEDERFHEWKRPIPTVTDDGQPNDTIWECPEQRELDYEADWYRLASAPEFLVCTRCREMYLSGTSLVASLERVRLATGRCRFNVPRITRLLLPEYLKHSDEGPIREFMSSRPSVPDCKGQKGAKGGEGIKWFKPLDSRLEGVVSCEACFEDVVLSSSFRQHFVAYDTPQPADATWTCDVSLPFIGRSLVKYSKKPVDAWEEWVQAAVKHMNLPQCEKKSVSSSSRRWMELRGQRFPSLKICERCYEDTIALTTLDEHFEMVPQEPSATGLDWMDVALGYRTEEPAHWFCSAAEMPVYVSIAAAKTQKDIGVFYKALEVIVSSSPCTEKGIVGGTWYTLRGGGCDSYILCAACHAAYVETWQLDRLYQRVEGQDGSLALLCSFQRSAPRWLQHMYRMQEGIETGVWSRYAGFVRKFDGVPDCAREEQVPNRRWYGWDDCTICPECYVTFCKESSPLPGVEMDYDNHLVADLRMCCMYSPRMRGKWTEACAKGDAGGLVDFSRARHGAYQQTVLQVKMLRQMQEMQMMNAMHAGFMSVTYQGIEGLRVVSGTTDGYEHGGGALGWHATAEGATSAAFRNQMQAGMSQANSAGTWVMMAQLMEKWREFE